Part of the Polyodon spathula isolate WHYD16114869_AA chromosome 18, ASM1765450v1, whole genome shotgun sequence genome, AtcggggtggggaggggggaaaTCAAACCAATTATAATCTGACAGAGAAAAGTTCCCTTCATCATTACTAAAATAACGACGAATCACTTTGAACTAGCAGTTAATGTACTACAGtcagaaaaaaggaaagaatgatTTGATATATCACAAACATTCGATATACTGGCCGTAAAATGTTCCTTAATAAGAAATTTCGGGACCGACAAGGCGTTGCATAGAACCCACATGTAAACAAATCACAGCTGTGAAGGGCTAGCCATCAAGTGTACTGTAGATTAATGACGTGCAATAAACAGcctgtagaaaaaaacaaaaacaaaaacaaaacaaaacaaaacaaaaaacaaaacaaagaaaaaaacatcgtTATTGTTGCGTTGCACAAATGAAACAACCAAGCAGAATTCCTGTAGGCCCCTAAAAATAATCAAGTAGTaccctaaatatttaaaaaaggaatacatgTTTTGGCCAGCTGTATGGGAAATGACGTGTTTCAGCATTTACTTTCTAGAAAGAGCTGCTGAATTCCAACGTGAGGGGAGGGATTGCTAGGCTATAAAGAAGGACAGCAAAGGGGAATAAACGAAGAGGGGCGAGTTGCACTGTCATCTAAAACAtcgactaaataaatacaaataatacatgtatatattatcTTTGGGGTGTAGGACGTCATTCATGTAATTATTAGGAATACCTTCTGGTCAGCGCCATATCTGCACTAGAAAAGCCTTGCTATAACATAAATCGCAGGCATTTGCTGGTTGCAAGTAATAAAAATGGGAAAggattattataaaattctgggGATACAAAAAGGAGCAGCAGACGAGGACATCAAAAAGGCTTATAGAAAGCAAGCACTGAAATGGCACCCTGATAAAAACAAATCTGCCAACGCAGAGGAGAAATTCAAGGAAATTGCCGAGGCTTATGAGGTGCTCAGTGACCCAAAGAAGAGGGAGATTTATGACCAGGTTGGAGAAGAAGGTATGTGTTCACCTCATTACCGTATTCACAAATGATTagagctgctgtttttattataggGGAATGAAATGATCCCCTAAAAAAGTCtggtcttgttttaaaatgttcttaataataataataataataataataataataataataataataataataataatagcctccCAATACAGTCTGCTTTAACTTAGGATGTGTAGAATTATAAAGAACTAACATTGGATAACTAATTTGTTACTGTATATTCTGTGCTCAAAGCAGTCGCCTACAGTATTTTGGTATTTTCTTACACTCACAGAGATTAAGGTTTTAAAGTTATGATATGCCTGAGAAGATTATGAAATTATATTACTGGCTCGGTGCAGGGAATGGAAATATTTACATGATGTCACGAAATAACTTGAGTGTTTTCCGCTTGTCAGTCAGGATAGTTCTGGCAAGAGATCGGCTTAATGGTTCAGAATAATGACCTTGCCATGCTTTTAATTGATTAGAACAAGTCGAAGCCTGTCCAGAGGAACTGTATCTGTTGGGAcgctgttacattttttttttttgcctatatGTAGTAAAACTGAACTTATTATTACAGTACTATTTTAAAGGAATTTCATTCTAAAGTATCCATTCCATTTAGAAAGacatgccattattattattaccatttcACGTTTAGAGCACAGTTTCTATGGTCAGTTTTGATTAATGtggtttgcaaaaataaataatttacattgaGCCATATTCATAAAACGAAGCAAGGATGTAGAAATGCTCATTAATAAGTTGACATTAGATCCGTACAGATAGCATGTGTGTTGACCaactttgtttagtaattgtagttaaaaagcaaaataattaagCCACTGGCTCTTACTTTAATTAGCTTTCTTATAATCCAAGGAGGCAGTATTTATATCAGTATTTTACTGTAGGGAAACTAATTAGCAGCCTTGCAGGTGTCTTGAGAGGAATACCTATACTATACTGATTACCAGGGGTTGGAAACTTGTCCATACATGGACACGCAATGTCTGTGGTTGTGAATATGTCTGGCACCCATAATTGTATAAaacttccattttgtttgtccgtggccaatatgttgttgttttttcttaatgtCCGTCACTCGACATGGTGCCGAACCCTGCTGATAACAGATGGTTACCATGAACTCCAACTCCAACTGTATGAAATGACGTACAGGCACAAGGGGGTGACTATATTAAATCTGCTCTTTCTTTACTAGGGCTTAAAGGAGGGTCTGGATTTGGTGATGCACAGGGAGGCAACTTCCAGTACACATTCCATGGAGACCCCCACGCTACTTTTGCTGCTTTCTTCGGGGGCGCCAACCCTTTTGAGATGTTTTTTGGGAGAAGGGCAGCCAACAGCCGGGATGAAGATGATATGGAAGTGGACTCGGATCCCTTCGGCTCGTTCAGCAGCTTCAATATGAACGGGTTCCCGAGAGACAGGCATGGGGGGCTCGGGCAGATTCGACGCAGGCAAGACCCTGCCATCAACCACCAGCTGAAAGTGTCCCTAGAGGAAATCTACAGCGGCTGCACCAAGAGGATGAAAATCTCCAGGAAGAGACTCAACCCCGATGGCGGGTCTTTTAGAACAGAGGACAAAATCCTGACCATTGAGATCAAACGTGGGTGGAAGGAAGGCACCAAGATTACCTTCCCAAGGGAAGGAGATGAATCTCCCAACACAATCCCTGCAGATATCGTCTTCGTCATCAAAGACAAACCTCACACGCATTTCAAAAGGGAAGGGTCAAACATTATTTACCCTGTTTGGGTCAGTCTGCGGCAGGTGGGTTACAAAAATGGCCTTACACAAAGGTGTCACAATACACTGAAGTCCCTCACAAATATAATCCCTGGTGTGTTCTGTACAGTGTGGTTATGTTCATGTCGCTGTGCATTCAGTATTGTCAGGACAGCAGGGCTGACAAGTGGTGCTCAGGAGCAGGTGCTATATTTCCATGCCTGCACATGTTACTGATGTTTCATGAAGCACTCTGAAACGTAATGCGCGTGTGTGCTATTCTGGAGTACAAACTTCCGATTTCCACCTCCAGTGTCCCTGAAAGAATGGAAAAATAGTCAAATTAGTATggtcaaactttttttgttttttttttaaagcattatttgaaaggaataaaaccattttaatggTAAAAAGCTGACAAGAAAATAGTGGCCAATTCAATCAACTTTTAATTAACAAGGAATCAACAAACCTTAGTACAGAACAAACAGCTCCACTGGTGACAGTTATACAAAAAGAACAGCAATGGGGATGTAAACATTGTTCACATTCATAGAGAAAAACAGCACAACATGAGCAATTTCCTGTTGCATACCTAAAACTGCTATGATGGCAATTTGTTCATCTTAAATAATAGTTATTATCTGGTTTGCAACagtatactgtattactgtatgtatcCAAATGATGCTGTACGCCGATGTTTTATTCAACAGCAT contains:
- the LOC121330589 gene encoding dnaJ homolog subfamily B member 4-like, whose product is MGKDYYKILGIQKGAADEDIKKAYRKQALKWHPDKNKSANAEEKFKEIAEAYEVLSDPKKREIYDQVGEEGLKGGSGFGDAQGGNFQYTFHGDPHATFAAFFGGANPFEMFFGRRAANSRDEDDMEVDSDPFGSFSSFNMNGFPRDRHGGLGQIRRRQDPAINHQLKVSLEEIYSGCTKRMKISRKRLNPDGGSFRTEDKILTIEIKRGWKEGTKITFPREGDESPNTIPADIVFVIKDKPHTHFKREGSNIIYPVWVSLRQALCGCSISVPTIDGKSFNLKINEVLKPGMRKTLAGQGLPFPKSPDQRGDLVVEFQVNFPDSLPPSTKDVLKRHLP